CGCATGCAGGGCCCGCTCGGCCCGGGCATGGGTGATCGCCGTCCACACCTGGCTGGCGGCCTCCTCGACCAGCCGGCATTCGCTGGCGGTCCATGCATGGGGCGTGTGGAAATGCACCGCGAGCATCGCCTCCAGGCGCTCGGCACGTAGCACGGGGGCATGCAGCGTCGCGCACAAGCCCTCGAAGCCAGCTGGCGGCCGTTCGTTCGCCGCGTAGTTACGCTGTACCACTTGGCCGGCGAGCAACGCCTCGCGCAGTGTCGGGTCCAAGGCCGCGTACTGATTGAGGCCGGCAATCGACGGCACCTGCGCGGCCCACTCCTGGCCAACCCGATAGCGGCCATCGCCCAGGTCTTCCCCGAAACACACCCGGGCCGCGCCCAGCTCCTGAGCCAGGCGCCGCACCGCATGGGCTTCGATGCGCTCGGCCTGGCCCAGGCCGGGCAAAGCCTGGCGCAATTCCTGAAGAAACGCCTGACGATGCTGGAAATGCACGCGCTCGGACGTCTCGCTGACGATGCACAGCACGCCGCCTACCGCGCCATCAGCCTCGCGCACGGCGGAGTAGGAGACATCGAAGTAGGCCGTTTCACCTGGGCCGTGGCGTTCGATGTAGAACGGCCGGTCCTTGGCGGAGAAGGTCACGCCGGTTTCGCGCACGCCGCGCAACAACGGTTCCAGGTCGTCCCAGAGCTCGCTCCAGTACGCCTGGGCGGGCTGGCCCAGCGCCCTGGGGTGCTTGTCGCCGATGCTCGGCCAGTAGGCGTCGTTGTACAGCGCGGCGTACTGCGGCCCCCAGAACAGCACGATCTGCGCCTGGGCGCTGAGGAGCATGGCCACCACGCCCTGCAATGCCGCTGACCAGCTGTCTGGTGGGCCCAGTGGCGAGTGCTCCCAGTCCATCGCCTGCAACAGGCAGCTGACTTCGCCACCGCCACGCATGAAACCCGGCAATGGTTGCAGGTTGACCGACTTGCTCTCCTGGCGGGCTTTCATGTCGCGGTAATCCCGGGCACGTTGTCTTTCCTCTGAGGGTAAGAAATCGCCCGGTGGCAAAACGTTCCATCGATTCGAGGCCGACGATCAGCGGCGCCCTTCGGCCAGCATGCGCACGGCCAGGGCGGCCAGCACCGTGCCCATCAGCCAGCGCTGCACCTGCTGCCACACCGGCCGACCGGCCAGGAACACGGCGATCGACCCCGCCATGACCGCGATCAGCGCGTTGACCGTGACGCTGATGGCGATCTGCGTGCCGCCCAGTACCAGCGACTGCAGTAACACGCTGCCATGGCCCGGCTCGATGAACTGCGGCATCAGCGACAGGTACATGACCGCGATCTTGGGGTTCAGCAGGTTGGTCACAAAACCCATCATGAACAATCGCCTGGGGCTGTCCGCCGGCAGCTCGCGCACCTGGAACGGCGAACGCCCGCCCGGGCGCAGCGCCTGCCAGGCCAGGTACAGCAGGTACAGCGCACCGCCGATGCGCAGGGCGTCGTAGGCGAACGGCACGGCCATGACCAGCGCGGTGATCCCCAGCGCTGCGCAGAGCATGTAGAAGACGAAGCCCAGGGCCACCCCGGCCAGCGAGATCAGGCCGGCGCCGCGCCCCTGGCAGATGGAGCGGGAGATCAGGTAGATCATGTTCGGGCCTGGGGTCAGCACCATGCCCAGGCTGATCAGGGCGAAGGCCAACAGGTTGGAGGGTTCGGGCATATCAAGTCCTATTTGGGTAGTGCCATACCTGGCATTTTTGCCAGTTTCACCTGGCCAGGTGCGCACGTTAACGTGGAACGATCATGTCTGAACAGTACGCGCCCCCATGAGCAAATCCTCGACTGCTTTGTTGGCGAGCGACCTGGCACGCTCGGTGTTACGAGGGTCAAGCCGTGTGTTTGCCTATTCGGCCTATGGATACGATCCAACTCGTGACGCGACTTGTTCACAACTGGGATTCAATGGCGTGATTCGAGACCCGTGGTCAGGCTGCTACCCGCTGGGCAACGGATATCGCATCTATAACCCGGTACTGATGAGGTTTTGCTCACCGGACAGACTGAGTCCTTTTGCTGACGGGGGCATCAATAGCTATGGATATTGTTCCGCAGACCCAATAAATCATGCCGATCCTCGAGGAACCTTTAAACAGGTTCACCAACGCCGCGCTGTTGACTTAGGTCAGCTCAGTGACCTGCCCAAGGCAATTCAAGCCGAGCGTGTCGGATCCGTTCATCACACTGATATAGACACACTTAAATTACGCTACCCAGGCCATTCGGACCTCATCAGTAAGGTCACCACGCAGAACGCACTGTTCGCCGCCCGTGCCCTACCCAATCCTGATCGCATCGCAGGTAATAGCGCCAGTTTCAATCTACCTGATCTTGGTATCACTTCCGGTAATCGTGATCTCTTGGAAGACATCATCCGGCAGGGCCAAAGAGCCGTCGCTGCGAGAATTAGCTATGCCGCCGCTCCTGTTGTGGCAAACGCAGCGGCTATGCAAGAACATATCGACGACTACTCCAAAGGCAGGGAAGCACTCGTAAACTATCTCGTACAAACGATGGCTCAACTTCGGAATACCAGTTGGCCAGATCAAACGACGTCAGTAAATCCATCACTTGCTTACATTTCCATCCTTGAAACCCCCGACCTGCCCCGGTAACCTTTGCGCGCTGCTGTAAGTCCAGCAGCCGGGTTTGGTAGCCCGCGATCAATCAAGGCGCACAAGCGCCCCCATCGCGATAGAGTCGGCGCTTTTTTTGTGCCCGCTGTTTCGTTTTATGGCGGCTGTGCGTAGGGCGCACTCGTGCGCGCCGGTTTCCTTGATTCCCGGTCTACCAACCTGCGTACAGCCGTCACCACTTCGTTTGGTAGCGATCTGTGGCGGCTCCATTGAATCAAGGAGCGACACAATGACAAAAGGCTTACCTGATCCCCCTTCCCGCGCCACCACGGCGCACTCCAGCTTCGGCAACTGCGAATGCAGCCACCCATCCCTGTTCGCCGTGCGCGAAGGCGTGGACTTCGAGGACGCGCTGGTGCATCTGTCCACCCTGCTCAAGGGCGCGTTCGCCACCAACCTCAAGGCCATGGAACTGGCGACCGGCACCTGCCACGACCTGCTGCTGGGCAACGATCACGGGCTGGATGCGGCCAAGGCAGTGGTCGAGGCGTTGCTCGACGGCGTGGAAATGCAGCAAGTGGAAAAAGCGCGCCTGCGCACGGTCTGAAACCGTGCAGGTCGATACGCCTGCCTCGACCTGTCTACAGGCTGACCCCCAGCGCCCGGCGCAACGACTCGCCGCGCGCGTCATCCGCCGCGCTGACCAGGGCGAAGTTGTAGTCCCCATGGGACCAGTAGCGGGCCTGCAACTGGCCGTCGGTGCGCTGGCCACTGGGCATGCGGTCGAAATGCTCGCCGGGCGAGCGCAGGAACAGGCTGACGCGCTGTCCCTGGCGGTCCTGGAACACCAGCAGCGCCGCCGGCCCCGCCTCGTTGCTCAGCAAGCGTGCGCCGACCGGCTGCAGGCCATAGCCGGACAGGTCTGGCAGCTGGCCGACGCGGTTGAAGTGACGCCCCAGCCATTCCTGCAGCCGCCGCGGATCGCTGGCCTGGATATCCAGCACGGCCGCATCGGCGAACAGCCGGTGGGCCTCTACCGCATCGGCCATGGGCAGCATGCCGGCGAACAGCGTCGCCTCGCGCGCCTGCCAGCCGCCCAGCCCGCCCAAGCCCACCGCCAGCATCAGCACCGCCGCTGCCGCCAGACGGCGCTGCCGGCGTTGCCGCAAGCGGCGACGCAGCGGCGCCAGCTCAAGGTGCGGATCGCTCGGCCGCTCGCCAAAGCCGGCCAACGCCGCCCGCAGGCGCCGGGCATCGACACGCCAGGCCTCGATGCGCAAGGCCTCCTGCGGATTGGCGGCCAGCCAGGCCTCCACCTCGGCCCGGCGCGCCGGCTCCAGGCGCTCGTCGACATAGGCGTGCAACTCGTGCTCGG
This sequence is a window from Pseudomonas maumuensis. Protein-coding genes within it:
- a CDS encoding LysE family translocator, whose protein sequence is MPEPSNLLAFALISLGMVLTPGPNMIYLISRSICQGRGAGLISLAGVALGFVFYMLCAALGITALVMAVPFAYDALRIGGALYLLYLAWQALRPGGRSPFQVRELPADSPRRLFMMGFVTNLLNPKIAVMYLSLMPQFIEPGHGSVLLQSLVLGGTQIAISVTVNALIAVMAGSIAVFLAGRPVWQQVQRWLMGTVLAALAVRMLAEGRR
- a CDS encoding anti-sigma factor family protein yields the protein MTRLIPTEHELHAYVDERLEPARRAEVEAWLAANPQEALRIEAWRVDARRLRAALAGFGERPSDPHLELAPLRRRLRQRRQRRLAAAAVLMLAVGLGGLGGWQAREATLFAGMLPMADAVEAHRLFADAAVLDIQASDPRRLQEWLGRHFNRVGQLPDLSGYGLQPVGARLLSNEAGPAALLVFQDRQGQRVSLFLRSPGEHFDRMPSGQRTDGQLQARYWSHGDYNFALVSAADDARGESLRRALGVSL
- a CDS encoding RHS repeat-associated core domain-containing protein, which gives rise to MSKSSTALLASDLARSVLRGSSRVFAYSAYGYDPTRDATCSQLGFNGVIRDPWSGCYPLGNGYRIYNPVLMRFCSPDRLSPFADGGINSYGYCSADPINHADPRGTFKQVHQRRAVDLGQLSDLPKAIQAERVGSVHHTDIDTLKLRYPGHSDLISKVTTQNALFAARALPNPDRIAGNSASFNLPDLGITSGNRDLLEDIIRQGQRAVAARISYAAAPVVANAAAMQEHIDDYSKGREALVNYLVQTMAQLRNTSWPDQTTSVNPSLAYISILETPDLPR